Proteins found in one Limanda limanda chromosome 18, fLimLim1.1, whole genome shotgun sequence genomic segment:
- the LOC133024773 gene encoding C-C chemokine receptor type 6-like has product MSPKVLSIFSSCIVLTSGRRFSLRNTPENNNMKDSSFIQSLYGYNDTDNGYNDTDWDYEVVEPCTYENNRRVQLVVGQYVHSIIFILGFVGNSLVIVTYAFYKRTKSMTDVYLLNVAIADLLFVVSLPLIVYNEMWAWSMGPVACKLLRGSYSVNLYSGMLLLACISTDRYIAIVQARRSFRLRTLPHSRLICAIVWTFAFLLSVPTFYFYNWYEPMQALESFMFEEHERNETSGPPQFVCEFRFMNDNTAWTTKVAVPSTQLAVGFFLPLLIMTVCYTAIILKLLSVRNFQRHKAVRVVLAVVLVFVACHLPYNIVLLYNTAIMFEQQKCEASDALKVAETVTQTVAYLHCCLNPVLYAFVGVKFRNHFRRIFQDLWCLGKKYMAPRRFSRVTSEVYVSARRSVDGSSDHGSSLVM; this is encoded by the exons ATGTCACCAAAGGTCCTCAGCATCTTCTCCAGCTGCATTGTTCTCACCTCTGGCAGAAGGTTCAGCCTGAGGAACACA CCGgagaacaacaacatgaaagactCTTCGTTCATCCAATCGCTTTACGGCTACAATGACACCGATAACGGCTACAATGACACCGATTGGGACTACGAGGTGGTAGAACCTTGTACTTACGAGAACAACCGCAGAGTGCAGCTGGTTGTGGGTCAGTACGTTCactccatcatcttcatcctgggCTTCGTGGGGAACAGTCTGGTGATCGTTACCTACGCCTTCTACAAGAGGACGAAGTCCATGACCGACGTCTATCTGCTCAACGTGGCCATCGCTGACCTGCTGTTTGTGGTGTCGCTGCCTCTCATCGTCTACAACGAGATGTGGGCGTGGTCCATGGGGCCGGTGGCCTGCAAGCTGCTGCGCGGCTCTTACAGTGTGAACCTTTACAGCGGCATGTTGCTGCTCGCCTGCATCAGCACGGACCGCTACATCGCCATCGTCCAGGCCCGCCGCAGCTTCCGCCTGCGCACGCTGCCCCACAGCCGCCTCATCTGCGCCATCGTCTGGacttttgcttttcttctgtCCGTCCCAACATTCTACTTTTACAACTGGTACGAGCCGATGCAAGCCCTAGAGTCCTTCATGTTTGAGGAACACGAGAGGAATGAGACCTCCGGACCtccgcagtttgtctgtgagttCAGGTTCATGAATGACAACACGGCCTGGACGACCAAGGTCGCCGTCCCCAGCACCCAGCTGGCCGTGGGCTTCTTCCTGCCGCTGCTCATCATGACCGTCTGCTACACCGCCATTATCCTCAAGCTGCTGAGTGTCAGAAACTTCCAGCGGCACAAGGCGGTCCGGGTGGTACTGGCCGTGGTGTTGGTGTTCGTCGCCTGTCACCTACCCTACAATATCGTATTGCTTTACAACACCGCCATCATGTTCGAGCAGCAGAAGTGTGAAGCGTCCGATGCCCTGAAGGTCGCCGAGACCGTCACGCAGACCGTCGCCTACCTGCACTGCTGCCTGAACCCGGTGCTGTACGCCTTCGTCGGGGTGAAGTTCAGGAACCACTTCAGAAGGATCTTCCAGGACCTGTGGTGTCTGGGGAAGAAGTACATGGCCCCACGCCGCTTCTCCAGGGTCACGTCTGAGGTCTACGTGTCCGCCCGCCGCTCGGTGGACGGATCCAGCGACCACGGCTCGTCTCTCGTCATGTGA
- the cep43 gene encoding FGFR1 oncogene partner isoform X2 — MSATEDDTELRDLLLHNLDNSGVLSKIKAEMRAAVFLALEEQDRVENKTSLINENLKKCLSTRDGRLVASLIVDFLQVFNLDFSLAVFQPEINLMNGVDSRDLVCRDLDLSECEVNRKCPLLLELVTRGRRRDKRSVCLEEPSHKQITNARRKFDLYDKERSGSVCKEDLKSIFADLFPNLNKNMLEIFVTDELRAADRSHSQTADFQLFLGIFKRLFAQCRIVVGQDSDVGLVAETTTTSPPICEDAMSLGKGDMQQEVSFLGFKSQRVDLEVEDDLDEGDSFFDDPLPKPQKTYGCRGSQFDSTETMKGQREKVEASGARESPAGAASDAPRPGGAAGNSAEQSDSRNGKSKGFRDSKASNDKTGSFHFDEDVEYDDDFNSHRSDLSRSELSIGEEIEEVSIEGPDSSDKLDETQDLSVSQLSHSADYMEEVA; from the exons gCTGAAATGAGGGCGGCTGTGTTTCTGgccctggaggagcaggacagaGTGGAG AATAAAACGTCTCTGATCAATGAAAACCTGAAGAAGTGTCTCAGCACAAGAGACG GTCGTCTCGTCGCCAGTCTCATCGTGGACTTCCTGCAGGTCTTCAACCTGGACTTCTCCCTCGCCGTGTTTCAGCCAGAGATCAACTTG aTGAACGGTGTGGACAGTCGGGACCTGGTCTGCAGAGATCTGGATCTGTCAGAGTGTGAGGTGAACAGGAAGtgtcctctgctgctggagctggtcACTAGAGGGCGACGCAGAGACAAAcggagtgtgtgtttggag GAACCGTCTCACAAACAGATCACAAACGCTCGCAGGAAGTTTGACTTGTACGACAAG GAGCGGAGTGGCTCTGTCTGCAAAGAAGATCTGAAGAGCATCTTCGCAGATCTGTTCCCTAATTTGAACAA GAACATGTTGGAGATTTTTGTCACTGACGAGCTCAGAGCTGCCGACAGAAGCCATTCTCAGA CGGCGGATTTCCAGCTCTTTCTGGGAATCTTCAAGCGTCTGTTCGCTCAGTGCAGGATTGTG GTCGGTCAGGACTCTGACGTCGGCCTTGTTGCTGAGACGACGACCACCTCTCCACCCATCTGTGAG GACGCGATGTCTCTGGGTAAAGGAGACATGCAGCAGGAGGTGTCCTTCCTCGGCTTTAAGAGCCAGCGTGTGGACCTGGAGGTGGAAGACGACCTGGACGAAGGAGATTCATTCTTCGACGACCCCCTGCCCAAACCACAGAAGACGTACGGCTG TCGTGGTTCTCAGTTTGATTCGACAGAGACGATGAAGGGTCAGAGAGA GAAGGTTGAGGCCTCTGGGGCCAGAGAGAGTCCTGCAGGAGCCGCCTCCGATGCACCGAgaccaggaggagctgcaggaaacaGTGCAGAGCAGAGTGACAGCAGGAATG GAAAATCGAAAGGATTCAGAGACTCGAAGGCCTCGAATGATAAAACTGGATCTTTTCATTTCG ATGAAGATGTTGAATATGACGACGACTTCAACAG TCATCGCTCAGATCTCTCCAGGAGCGAGCTGAGCATCGGCGAGGAGATCGAGGAAGTTTCCATCGAGGGACCCGACAGCAGCGACAAG CTCGATGAGACTCAGGACCTGAGTGTGTCTCAGCTCAGTCACTCCGCTGattacatggaggaggtggcctga
- the cep43 gene encoding FGFR1 oncogene partner isoform X1 — protein MSATEDDTELRDLLLHNLDNSGVLSKIKAEMRAAVFLALEEQDRVENKTSLINENLKKCLSTRDGRLVASLIVDFLQVFNLDFSLAVFQPEINLMNGVDSRDLVCRDLDLSECEVNRKCPLLLELVTRGRRRDKRSVCLEEPSHKQITNARRKFDLYDKERSGSVCKEDLKSIFADLFPNLNKNMLEIFVTDELRAADRSHSQTADFQLFLGIFKRLFAQCRIVVGQDSDVGLVAETTTTSPPICEDAMSLGKGDMQQEVSFLGFKSQRVDLEVEDDLDEGDSFFDDPLPKPQKTYGCRGSQFDSTETMKGQREKVEASGARESPAGAASDAPRPGGAAGNSAEQSDSRNGKSKGFRDSKASNDKTGSFHFDEDVEYDDDFNRKNVSHRSDLSRSELSIGEEIEEVSIEGPDSSDKLDETQDLSVSQLSHSADYMEEVA, from the exons gCTGAAATGAGGGCGGCTGTGTTTCTGgccctggaggagcaggacagaGTGGAG AATAAAACGTCTCTGATCAATGAAAACCTGAAGAAGTGTCTCAGCACAAGAGACG GTCGTCTCGTCGCCAGTCTCATCGTGGACTTCCTGCAGGTCTTCAACCTGGACTTCTCCCTCGCCGTGTTTCAGCCAGAGATCAACTTG aTGAACGGTGTGGACAGTCGGGACCTGGTCTGCAGAGATCTGGATCTGTCAGAGTGTGAGGTGAACAGGAAGtgtcctctgctgctggagctggtcACTAGAGGGCGACGCAGAGACAAAcggagtgtgtgtttggag GAACCGTCTCACAAACAGATCACAAACGCTCGCAGGAAGTTTGACTTGTACGACAAG GAGCGGAGTGGCTCTGTCTGCAAAGAAGATCTGAAGAGCATCTTCGCAGATCTGTTCCCTAATTTGAACAA GAACATGTTGGAGATTTTTGTCACTGACGAGCTCAGAGCTGCCGACAGAAGCCATTCTCAGA CGGCGGATTTCCAGCTCTTTCTGGGAATCTTCAAGCGTCTGTTCGCTCAGTGCAGGATTGTG GTCGGTCAGGACTCTGACGTCGGCCTTGTTGCTGAGACGACGACCACCTCTCCACCCATCTGTGAG GACGCGATGTCTCTGGGTAAAGGAGACATGCAGCAGGAGGTGTCCTTCCTCGGCTTTAAGAGCCAGCGTGTGGACCTGGAGGTGGAAGACGACCTGGACGAAGGAGATTCATTCTTCGACGACCCCCTGCCCAAACCACAGAAGACGTACGGCTG TCGTGGTTCTCAGTTTGATTCGACAGAGACGATGAAGGGTCAGAGAGA GAAGGTTGAGGCCTCTGGGGCCAGAGAGAGTCCTGCAGGAGCCGCCTCCGATGCACCGAgaccaggaggagctgcaggaaacaGTGCAGAGCAGAGTGACAGCAGGAATG GAAAATCGAAAGGATTCAGAGACTCGAAGGCCTCGAATGATAAAACTGGATCTTTTCATTTCG ATGAAGATGTTGAATATGACGACGACTTCAACAG aaaaaatgtcaGTCATCGCTCAGATCTCTCCAGGAGCGAGCTGAGCATCGGCGAGGAGATCGAGGAAGTTTCCATCGAGGGACCCGACAGCAGCGACAAG CTCGATGAGACTCAGGACCTGAGTGTGTCTCAGCTCAGTCACTCCGCTGattacatggaggaggtggcctga
- the cep43 gene encoding FGFR1 oncogene partner isoform X3, which translates to MSATEDDTELRDLLLHNLDNSGVLSKIKAEMRAAVFLALEEQDRVENKTSLINENLKKCLSTRDGRLVASLIVDFLQVFNLDFSLAVFQPEINLMNGVDSRDLVCRDLDLSECEVNRKCPLLLELVTRGRRRDKRSVCLEEPSHKQITNARRKFDLYDKERSGSVCKEDLKSIFADLFPNLNKNMLEIFVTDELRAADRSHSQTADFQLFLGIFKRLFAQCRIVVGQDSDVGLVAETTTTSPPICEDAMSLGKGDMQQEVSFLGFKSQRVDLEVEDDLDEGDSFFDDPLPKPQKTYGCRGSQFDSTETMKGQREKVEASGARESPAGAASDAPRPGGAAGNSAEQSDSRNGKSKGFRDSKASNDKTGSFHFDEDVEYDDDFNRSELSIGEEIEEVSIEGPDSSDKLDETQDLSVSQLSHSADYMEEVA; encoded by the exons gCTGAAATGAGGGCGGCTGTGTTTCTGgccctggaggagcaggacagaGTGGAG AATAAAACGTCTCTGATCAATGAAAACCTGAAGAAGTGTCTCAGCACAAGAGACG GTCGTCTCGTCGCCAGTCTCATCGTGGACTTCCTGCAGGTCTTCAACCTGGACTTCTCCCTCGCCGTGTTTCAGCCAGAGATCAACTTG aTGAACGGTGTGGACAGTCGGGACCTGGTCTGCAGAGATCTGGATCTGTCAGAGTGTGAGGTGAACAGGAAGtgtcctctgctgctggagctggtcACTAGAGGGCGACGCAGAGACAAAcggagtgtgtgtttggag GAACCGTCTCACAAACAGATCACAAACGCTCGCAGGAAGTTTGACTTGTACGACAAG GAGCGGAGTGGCTCTGTCTGCAAAGAAGATCTGAAGAGCATCTTCGCAGATCTGTTCCCTAATTTGAACAA GAACATGTTGGAGATTTTTGTCACTGACGAGCTCAGAGCTGCCGACAGAAGCCATTCTCAGA CGGCGGATTTCCAGCTCTTTCTGGGAATCTTCAAGCGTCTGTTCGCTCAGTGCAGGATTGTG GTCGGTCAGGACTCTGACGTCGGCCTTGTTGCTGAGACGACGACCACCTCTCCACCCATCTGTGAG GACGCGATGTCTCTGGGTAAAGGAGACATGCAGCAGGAGGTGTCCTTCCTCGGCTTTAAGAGCCAGCGTGTGGACCTGGAGGTGGAAGACGACCTGGACGAAGGAGATTCATTCTTCGACGACCCCCTGCCCAAACCACAGAAGACGTACGGCTG TCGTGGTTCTCAGTTTGATTCGACAGAGACGATGAAGGGTCAGAGAGA GAAGGTTGAGGCCTCTGGGGCCAGAGAGAGTCCTGCAGGAGCCGCCTCCGATGCACCGAgaccaggaggagctgcaggaaacaGTGCAGAGCAGAGTGACAGCAGGAATG GAAAATCGAAAGGATTCAGAGACTCGAAGGCCTCGAATGATAAAACTGGATCTTTTCATTTCG ATGAAGATGTTGAATATGACGACGACTTCAACAG GAGCGAGCTGAGCATCGGCGAGGAGATCGAGGAAGTTTCCATCGAGGGACCCGACAGCAGCGACAAG CTCGATGAGACTCAGGACCTGAGTGTGTCTCAGCTCAGTCACTCCGCTGattacatggaggaggtggcctga